In Chionomys nivalis chromosome 21, mChiNiv1.1, whole genome shotgun sequence, the genomic window ttcctcttccattttCATCTCTTTTATAACCCATTGATTCTAGTTAGTGCTACATGCAAGCACagatccaaagaaaatgactccccCTTTCCCAGCtagttgactggcttgatctcatGTAGGTAACCATAGCTGCTAGTGAATTCACGAATACCGCGGCACTGTTAAATCCATGACCAGCATTCATAGCACCTTTGCATTCCATGGCGTGCACATACCTCCTTTAGCAGTGTTCCCTGAACACTGGGCTGAGCACTCTACCGGTTCTCAGTACTTTGATGAGCTACGAGCTCCTGCTGCCCATTTTCTCTGATCAACATAGAAGTGTAAAAGTTTAggagatgccgggcggtggtggcgcacgcctttaatcccagcactccactcgggaggcagaggcaggtggatctctgtgagttcgagtccagcctggtctacaagagctagttccaggacaggaaccaaaaccacagagaaaccctgtcttgaaaaaacaaaacaaaaaaaaacaaaaaaaaaaaagtttaggagATGATTTGATGATATGCCTATTTAGCAAAGCAATAGGAGTAAGTTCCCTGCCTACGAGCTATGATCTCTCCAGCCATGGGCCTTTGAgaaggtttacagtaccaggtatgAACTACTTCCTATGGAACTGGCTTCAGATCTAAGCAAAAGGGGCTTGGTTACCCCCATAAGAGTTATGCCCTGGTAGGCTTGTATTATACCACATAGGGGCTATTGCCTGGTAAACCAATTAAAAGCATCCTTTTCTTTACTCTTACTAATGGAATGGCCTTTCTTCAGTGCAGTCCTGACTGGTATTTCTCAGTTTGTAAGTATGCCTGGGatattgctcagtggtagagtgcttgctaagCATGTATGAAGACGTGTGCTATCACCAACACCACAGAGTACTGGGGTGGAGAGCTTGTGCACATGTGCTCTTCCATGGGATTGGTTCTTTTCATCCACCTTAGTGTGGGCTCCAGAGATTGGAGTTAAACAGTCGTGCTTTAAGACAAGCATTGGGATTCACTCACCTATCTCACTGGCCTCCCCAAAtctgtttaaaattatttgtatgttgggcagtgatggtggtgcacactttgaatcccagcatttgggaggaagaggcaggcggatctctgagattgaggccagcctggtctacagagtgagttccaggacagccaaggctacacagagaaaccctgtctcaaaaaagggggggggggctggagagatgtctcagaggttaagagcattgcctgctcttccaaaggtcctgagttcaattcccagcaaccacatggtggctcacagccatctgtaatggggtctggtgccctcttctggcctgcaggtatacacacagacagaatattgtatacataataaataaattaaaaaaaaaaaaaaacagagagggtTTGTGTATGCACGCcctgccctcagagaccagaagaggatagagggcattggatcccctggaactagaattacaggaggttgtgaactgcctggtgtggatgctagaaaccaaactcaggtcctctggaagagcaggaagccctcttaaccactaagccgcctctccagccctaataccCATCATGGTCTGCTCAGGCTGCtcaggtttcttttcctttcgATTCCCATGTGTGTCCTCCCGGTCAGAGGTCTGAAGTAGGTTCATCACACCAGCACTGCCCTCTGTCAACATGTTTTCTTGTCCCAGCCCAGAGCAGGTACCCAAGAAGGGCTGGAGTGGATGGGGACTCTTCTCTCAGAGAAGGTGTGCACCCACAGCTCAGAAAGCAATTGGAGTTTtgcagtgtgttttgttttgttgttttttgagacggtttctctataacaatcctggctgtcctgggaccaggctggcctcgaacttacagagatccacctgtctctgcctcccaagtgctggaattaaaggtgtgcgccaccaccacccggcatgtcTCTGAGTTAGAATGGCTGTACTTGTCACCTGCACTGGGCCTTTGGTAGCCTTGGCTCAGCACTGAGGAATTTAGGtcagcagacaaaacacctattcCTCGGTAGGACCAACATTTCCTCAGCTGTGTGGAACTCTGGGGATTAATGATTCATGACCTGAAGAAAGCTGGACTGTAGTAGGACCCAGCTGAACCTCTTTTAagcttagttttttttctttttcagttctggATCTCCCCAAAGAGTTGTCAGAAATTTTTGACCCCACACGAGGTAGGCTGTGTTCCTCCTTTGGAATGGATGTAGGGGAATAAGGAACATAATTTTGAGTTCTCATCTAAGGATGGTGTTGTTCTGGGTACCCTAGAAAAAGGGTGAGGCTCCTTCCTAGTggatgtgtggggtgggggttttCCTCTATGGGGTTTGGTGGGTGGAGAGGTAAGAGCCAGAATCTGAGTGAATTGTGTTCATTCCCAGAGTGCATGAGCTCCGAGCTGCTGGAGGAATTGATGTCTTCAGAAGGTGGGTAGcccaggaagatggagagagctCTGGGCAGGGGGTGGGTGACTGCTGGGGGTTTTGGCCTAAGACCTCAGCCTGATGCTCTCCGCAGTGTTTGCCCCCCTCCTCCGACTTTCTCCACCTCCCGGAGACCACGATTACATCTACAACCTGGACGAGAGTGAAGGTGTCTGTGATCTTTTTGATGTTCCTGTTCTCAACCTCTGACATGTCCTGTGCAGCTGCAACCCAGACTGTCTGGGCTGGGAGCCACTTAGGGACtgccccaacccccacccccagcttgaGAGAGCCCCTGActcttggcttcctcagccttCCCCAGTTGCTCAGTTCCAGCCATGCCACCGTGTCTCGCACTGGCACTTGTACTGTGCTAGCAGAGCAAGGGAGAGAGCTTAGCCCTCTCTACGCGGAGCCCAAaatgtttgccttttcttttctgaagccGTCCTTAGCTGGGCACAGCTGCCACCCAGTGGCACATCTGCCCTGTTCCTATCAGCCACTCTTCTAAGGAGGGAAAGCTGGTAAAGCTGGGTAGTTGTCAGCTGCCACCCTAACTTCCTTTCCCACCAGCTCACCCTGCAGCTTCTGAGCCTCTCATGTGTTCCTTTCTGCTGTGCCCTGAGTCCTGGATCTCGGCCTTGGTGGAGGGGGTTAACAAGGAATTGATGTGTCTAGCTAGGAATCTGGGTGGGCAGGTCCCTGAAGAGTGGCCCAGTCTCCTTCTACCCcatactctctccctcccttctgtttATTCACTTACCCTCATCTAGAGCCATTTGCAGAGATTTAGAAAGATTTACAGTAACGAATGGATTCCtatataaagattatttttatacttttttcagCAAAAGGAAATTGTAATATTTGTACAGCATCCAAGTGAATAAAGACATGCCTAAGGCTATCTCTGATCTGGTTCTTTGGGGCCCCTCCCCGGGACTGCTGGGTTGTAGCTAGGACTGGGTGGGTCACCTTACTGGAATGGGAGGTGTGGCCACTGTGTGGGAGCCTACCCTCCCAGTCTCCACCGGCTGCACCTTGGCGAGGGGCGGGGCCAGGCCTTCTCAGTGGGGCGGAACGGGTCAGGGCAGGCTGGGTCCTACCCTCCTACCCCTGAGATTAACCCGGAACTAACAGGCTCCTTTGGGAAGGCCTCGGAGCCAGATCAAAAGTGGGAACCTGAACCGTGGATGCAGGCCACCGAAGCCAGACTTTAGGCGGAGGGAGGTCCTCGTACCCCGCAGACGAGGTGCACCCTCGGCGGTAGGTGGCACGTTTGTGCCAAGTGCCAGCGGCCACAGCGGCAGGACTATGGCGCCCCAGAGGAACGTGGTGAAGATCGCCGTTCAGAAGTCTGACGCCATCCCACAGCTTATCCAGCTAGACCAGGTCAATGGGACTGTCCGAAAGCCGCCTCCCACTTCTGGGTTGTTCCTCTTCCCTCGGCCAGCCCAGCCCACCCCTCTTAAAAGTCCCTCATCCCAACTCCTCACCCTAGAGTGACAACTCCACTTGCAGGCAAAGCCCCTGGCCACTGTGCTGAAGGAGGTGTGCGACGCGTAAGTGCCGCAGGCCCGGGCAAaggtgggggagggcagggacAGGTGGGAGAGGCGACCCTGGACTTTCCTTGCTGAGCTTCCTGCCCCACAGGTGGAACGTGCCTCACTCCGAGAGCTATGCCCTGAAGTTCGCTGATGGGCACAAGCGATACATCACAGAGAATGTGAGCCCTCTCCCAGCCCCACACTACACAGGGTCCCTTTAACCCACCTGGGTTTGATTCAATATATTTATTCTCCCTGCTCTGAATGTGAGCTTTTACTGACCTCCCCCCCCCAACAGATGATCCAGTTGACCATTTCCCAGACCCCTCTTTAACTTCGCTCCTTTCTGCTGTTTCCTCCAGAACCGCACCGAGATCAAGAATGGAAGCATCCTGTGCCTCAGCACTGCCCCAGTAAtgcccctttcaaccctctcctcCTCCCGCTCCGCTGGGTCCCTCTGCTGCCTAGGGGTCCCTTTACTGCCTAGTGGTCTCTGTGGGGAGTCTGGAGGCCCCAGCTCCTTAGTGCACCACCTAGTGGACACCCAGGCCCTCACACTTCCAGTAACATTCTTGTCTAACCACTTCAATCTCTCTACTGCTCCTGCTAGGACCTGGAGGCCCAGCAGCTGCTGGGTGGGCTGCAGAGTACAAATCGTGAAGTGTGCTATCAAGCCCTGAAAAACCTGGTCCCGCTGGCCTCAGACATGACCTTTGCCCAGGAGGTCATCAGCCGTGATGGGCTTCAGAAACTAAGCACCATCATCGAAAATGGGGATGAGTGAGCACAGGGCCGTCTGTGGTGGACTGGGGAACATAGCAGGATTTGGGAATCGTGGTCTGATCCTACTCATCCCCATGTTCTCTGCAGCCTAGGGGAGATGCTGGCCCTTGGTCTAAGGGCTTTCCTGGAGCTCATGGAACATGGTGTGGTGTCCTGGGAGACACTCAGCATCCCCTTTGTCAGGAAGGTGTGTGTCCTCTTCCAGGGGCAGTGGAGCAGTGCCCGTATCCAGCCCTCATGTATTGGCACTGACACCCTCTGTCCCTTACAGGTGGTATCTTACGTGAATATGAACCTAATGGACGCCTCTGTGCAGCCCTTGGCCCTCAGGCTGTTGGAGAGTGTGACTCTGAGCAGCCCTGCCCTGGGCCAGCTGGTGAAGAGTGAGGTGCCACTGGATAGGCTGCTGGTGCACCTGCAGGTGTAAGCCTCTAGGGTACAGAATGAACAGGGGAAGCAGAACTAGACTCCGGATGTACAGTTGAGCCTGCTCCTCTTCTCGCCGTAGGATGAACCAACAGCTGCAAACCAAGGCTATAGCACTTCTGACAGCCCTGCTGCAGGGGGCCAGCTCTGCGGAGCGCCAGGTGAGTGCTGTCTGGGGTGGCTGCTGTGCTCCAGCTAAGAGCAGAATCCTCTAAACCCCCTTCTCACCCACCACAGCACATGCTTGACTACCTATGGCAGAGGAATCTTCGCCAGTTCATCTACAAGGTGGGACGGGGCAGGCCCAGGAGACCCTCTCACCGGTCCTCCTTTCCCAGGGAGTCTTACTCAAGCCTGGCTGTCTTCCAGAACATCATCCACAGTGCAGCTCCCATGGGCGATGAGATGGCTCACCACCTGTATGTGCTGCAGGCTCTTACACTAGGGCTGCTGGAGCCACGCATGCGGACACCACTTGACCCCTACAGCCAGGTGCACAGAGGTACAAAGGCTGGAGGGTTCCctagaattttgttttgaaactgtGATCTTGACATGCTCCTCCCCATTGGCTTCAGGAACAGCGGGAGCAACTGCAGGCCCTGCGCCATGCAGCCTTTGAGCCAGAGGGGGAGTCCTCAGGCACAGGGCTGAGTGCTGACCGCCGCCGTTCTCTCTGTGTCCGAGAGTTCCGAAAGCTAGGCTTCTCTGTGAGTGACCCCTTCCTTAGTCCCCAAACTTCCACCCAGGCTGCAGTTATTCTAGGACCATGGCCCTTCCTGAGCTGCCTGCATTCCCATCTCTAGAACAGCAACCCAGCCCAGGACCTGGAGCGTGTGCCCCCAGGCCTGCTGGCCCTGGACAACATGCTCTACTTCTCCAGACACGCACCTAGTGCATACAGTCGGGTTAGTAACAGAATGGGGCGCCGGGGGTGGTAGCAGCCCAGATGCATCAGGGCCTCCATGGAGATCCTGTTGCCGTTCTCTGCTCCCACTGCCTTAGTTCGTGCTGGAGAACAGCAGCCGAGAGGACAAGCATGAGTGCCCCTTTGCCCAGAGCAGCATCCAGCTGACGGTGTTGCTGTGTGAGCTGCTCCACGTCGGGGAGCCTTGTGAGTTGAGCTAGATCCAGTGTATTTGGGGTCAGGGGACGGAAGGGCAGAGAGGGCCAGGGGCTGTAGACACTTTCTCCCTGAGCCCCTCCTGCCCCCCCGTTCCAGGCTCCGAGACCGCCCAGGACTTCTCACCCATGTTCTTCAGCCAAGACCATAGTTTCCATGAGCTCTTCTGTGTGGCTATCCAGCTGCTGAATAAGACCTGGAAGGAAATGAGGGCAACACAGGAGGATTTTGACAAGGTGGGTGGGTAGGAGGCAGCAAGGTGCTTCTGGAAAAGGGTCTTGAGCACAGGTCCTATACTGAGCTTGTGAGGTCCTAGGTAATGCAAGTGGTTCGGGAGCAGCTAGCCCGGACGCTGGCACTGAAGCCCACCTCCCTGGAACTCTTCCGAACCAAAGTGAATGCTCTCACCTATGGGGAGGTGCTGAGGTTGCGGCAGACAGAACGTCTGCACCAGGAGGGCACTCTGGCCCCTCCTATACTGTGAGTCTCAGTCTCCACCTTCCCCCATTGCCCTGTGGACCATGCTCCAGCTCACCCTGGTGAGTGACTCCCACTCTCCATTCAGGGAGTTGCGGGAGAAGCTGAAGCCAGAGCTCATAAGCCTGATCCGCCAGCAGCGTTTGCTCCGACTCTGTGAGGGAATGCTCTTCCGCAAGATCAGCAGCCGGAGACGCCAGGGTCTCTGAATGGGCTAAAggtgttgggggggggtgtttgtgtTCAGAGCCCCCTCAtcactcctctcttcccttttcgGCAGACAAGCTGTGGTTCTGCTGTTTATCCCCCAACCACAAAGTGCTGCAGTATGGGGATGTGGAGGAGGGGGCCAACCCACCCGCCCTGGAGAGTCTACCTGAGCAGCGTAAGCAGGGCGGGGCTTGGGCTCCTACACCTGTTCTCCCTCTCCCTAGATGCCCCTTATCTTGGGTCAGCCTTGGGCCACAGTGATCAGCCAAATCTTCTTTCTACAGTCCCTGTGGCAGACATCAGGGCACTCCTGATGGGCAAGGACTGCCCCCATGTTCGGGAGAAGGGCTCTGGGAAGCAGAACAAGGTGACTGCGGTAGGGCCAGAGGCTACGCCCCCTCCTATCCCACTCTGCCTGTTCCCTACTCAGTGTCCTTGTTCCCACTCTCCTAGGACCTCTATGAGTTGGCTTTCTCCATCAGCTATGACCATGGGGAGGAAGAAGCATTCCTGAACTTCATTGCCCCCTCCAAGCGGGATGTAAGTTTCTGGGCTGCACTGTTGGGTAGATGGGTAGAGGGAACAGAGAAGCAGGCACTGAGTTGGCCCTGTTCATCCCTAGTTCTACCTGTGGACAGATGGGCTAAATGCCCTGCTGGGCAGCACCATGGGCAGTGAGCAGACTCGGCTAGATCTGGAGCAGCTGCTTACTATGGAGACCAAGTTGCGCTTGTTGGAACTGGAGAATGTGCCCATTCCCGAGCAGCCTCCCCCAGTACCCCCGCCCCCTACCAACTTTAACTTCTGCTATGACTTCAGCATCACTGAGCCTTGACTGAAGTTGGCCATGGGCCACAATGGTGCTGCTGTGGCAGCCACAAAGAGGGGTGGAAGTCACAGACAACCTGACTAGCAAAGCCTCTAGCAAAAATAAAGTTAGCTTGACTTGTAAGTTATGTGTCCAATCAGCTCTGAACCTGTGGGCCAAGGCTGTTGATAAACACAGTAAATGATGTAAGGGGCTCCAGGTGCTCGGGACAGCTAGCTGCCTTTGGAAGGCCGGTGTTGGGTGGAAACAGGTAAGGACTATTGCCCTTCTTGAACATGAAGAGAGGGATGACCTGCCATCTGAGGTAGCAGCCAAAGTAGAGACCGGAATGTGGGCCAACTGAAAAGAGAAGTACCAGGGCAGGACACACTGCCCCAGATGGATGCCTTCCTAGGCAAAAGCAATAGCGTCTCTGGAAGCAATGTTTTTAGTCAGCCCCCATTCCCAAGACTTCTTGGCCCTGCCCTTGTTCTATGTGGGATGTAGAAACCTTCGGTGAGAGGCATGAGGGAGAGACGCACAGCTGAAGAAGGCTGTTAAATCCAAAGGGGTAAATCACAGAGAATTGTGATCTAAGCATGGTTATATGTGAGGTGGTCACAGACAAGCCAGAGTCTATGTGGGCAGAAGTGCTGAGACATGGTGGGTCCAGCTGGAGTCACAAACTCCAAGCCCCTAAGACAAATAATTCAGCAATCCAGGGGCCCTAGAGGGTAGGCTGAAAGCTACCATTACCCTGAATGACTTCTATATGCCATTCATTACTCCTCAGATACTGTGCTTAACTTGCTCTTCACCAATGTTGTGCCTTAAAATTGATtaaatggggactggagagatggctcagtggttaagagcattgcctgctcttccaaaggtcctgagttcaattcccagcaaccacatggtggctcacaaccacctgtaatgaggtctggtgccctcttctggcctgcagacatacacacagacagaatattgtatacataataaataaataaataaataaataaataaataaataaataaatattgattaaatggcatttcctttagaaaaaaatgcTAGCAAAACACTTGGACCTGggggggaaaacaaaacaaaaccacatttcCCATCTTCAGAGTATCCATGCCTGGACACAGAGCCTTGCTACTACACTTAGAAGACTTTTGAGTTTAAGGTAGAAATGGAGGGTAGGGGTCCCAGTTGCAGTTAGTGTCCCAATACAGTCAATTCTCTGTACCTTCAGTTACTtgtccatgccaccaccaccttggcAATAACCCCCTGGCTTCTGATCATTTCGATAGCTGCCATTCCAGCATTGCAAATTTAATGTGATTATATGCTCATACATACACCCTGTGGCGgtatgaatgagaatggccctcatgggctcatgtgtttgaatgcttggtcccagttagtggaactgatTGTGAGGGATTAGGAGGTATAGCATTGTTGGACGGGGTATGTACtagaagtgggctttgaggtttcaaaagcccataccaggTGCAATCTAGCttcctctctgcctgtggatcGGGAGGTAAGATCATGTCTGCCTGTCACTATaccccccaccatgatggtcatggactaaccctctgcaactgtaagcaagcctccattAAATACCTTCTTTTATGAGTACCTTGGTCACTGTATTTcattatagcaatagaacagtaagaCACAACCTATATTGTTCAATATCTCACTACTGTTCTATTGCCATGGTTACCATGATTGAGTACTGAATTGAGCTGCCAAGTTGCATAGACATGTTTTAGTCCTTCTGTTTtgtcttcagggttcctgttgcCAAGCTGGCATCCTCCATGTATCCCATCAGGGCCTATATACACCCTTCCATACCAGAACCAGCTCCAGTCTGTCCATCTGACCTCTATGCCCCCTTTTGCCTTTCACTGCCTTGATGTCTTCCTTGACCTTCTAAATTCATTGCTGCCCTAGGTTCCTTGCCCCGGGTGCTAATTCTCTGTTCGTGCATCTCCTGCATACCAGACTGTCCCTGCCTACTGATTTATTTACCTCCCTATCGAGTCTGGTGATTGGGAGAACAATGGCACATCTGAATTCCAACTTGAAGCCCAGTGGCTGCAGGTACTCAGCACAGGCTAGCTGCTTCTAGAaccaatagacagacagacacacagaggatcAACTGGATGGACCACCCCAGAGCTGCTATTGAGTCATTGGCACTGATCAGAAGGTTTGGACTATATGACCACCTATGACCCTCCTACTCAGAGATGCTGTCTTGTTTCTTATCCTACTCCAAGACAGCACTGAATCTGGTAAACGGCTGCTTCCAGGTCTGGGTAGGACCAGTGCCTATAGCAGGGCATGTGCAGAAGTGCTGGGAAAGGCCTCCAGAATCTCCCGTGTGAGGAGTCAGTATGGGGGCGTCTGAATGTCTGTGTTAACTGagatggagaagggagggccCGTTTAGTCTGAGAAAATCAGAGGAAGACATAAAATCTGGAATTTTTAATCTTGTTTGGGTTTACAATAAAGTTGGTGGATTGACTGCTAATGCTCAGGAGGGTTGGAAGAGACCCCTGGAGAGCAGGCAAAACAGAGGTCTGAGTGGTAGGCTGGCAGGAGGCACAGAGTCTGCCCTTCCTCAGCACCAGGCCCATAACCCCCTGTGGCCCTGACCTTTAGAACAGAGCCCATGGAAGCAACGTGCAGCCGGAAAGAGGCTGCTGCCATCTGTGGGGTACTCGGGCTGCATGTATCCTGGATTGGTTCCGTCCTGAGTCTTAGGAAAGGTTCTAGAGCAGGGGAAGGCAGGAGGCCCTGGGGCTAACACAGGTCTGGAGGCCTGGGCTGGGGCTATGCTGGTGAAGGAGGATGAGCTTCAGGGATAGTAACAGACCTGGCCTCAGAGTGTTAGGGTCAGGTCAGCCCCTCCCACGAAGCGAGACTGGATGCAGGTCACCTGAGGGAGCTGCGCTTGGAAGTGCCTGACAGCTGCCATGTTGATGCCAGGACACATGGCCACATCCAACACTCGAAGCTGCTTGCATGCCTGCCCAATGGCATCCAGAGTTCTGCAAGAAGGCCACGGGATGAGTGTTTGAACCGGCGTAGGACCCAAGTCCAGCCCATGCACTGTGGCCCATGTAAGGCCATCAAACACTCACAGCTCTGTGAGCTGACTGCAGCTGGACAGGTTGAGGTGTTGGAGCCTTGGCCAGAACCTGGCTGCCTGAGCCCATCCCTCATCACTGAGATGGCTGCAGTGACTCAATGCCAAGCGCTCCAGGCTGGGACAGCCCCTAGCCACAGCCACTAAACCCGTGTTTGTGAGCGCTGGCAGCAGGCTCAATGACAACTGCCTCAGCTGAGGGAACTGGAGCACCTGCAAGGACAGGGACACAGGATGGCACTGGGACTCAGAGCCTGGACCCTTCCCGGTTCCTTGCTCTatcagaaacagaagagaaagggacTCCAAGAACAAAATGGGTTGGCCCAATCCCTTGGCACCAGCCCCAATGTCCTCAGCTTATTCACACCTTGGCCAAACTGGCATCTGTCAGCTTGCAGCAGGCTGTGAGATCCAACTCCTGCAGGGCCTGAAGCATGAGCAGGGAGGGGCCTTGTGGGTCAGAATTAGGCTCCTGAGGATCTAGGGCCTGATTTTTCACCTCTTGGTGTAGCTGTGGGAAGAAACTCCCACTTCTTAGGTTCTTCATAAGTTTTGCTAAAGATTCAGGAAGTGCACAGGGCAGCTGAGACCAAGGTCACCTCACCCTCCCTAATTCCAAGGATCTCATACCTGGGAacttagctcaggcttctcactTGGCTCCTTCAGCCCCAGAAGCCCCCAGTCCTGGAGCTCCTTGCACCAAGCCAGGCGCAGGACTGACAGGTGAATGAGGTAGGTACAGATGGCCTGCATGGTCTGGTTAGTGAGGGCTACACAGGAGGACAAGTCTAGCACCTTGAGGCTTGGGCCCAGTGCTGGAATCATGGAAAGCACTGAGGCATCCTAGCaggaggacaaaaaaaaaaaaagtaccgtTGGGGTCATGAGCAAGGGTCTGAATGAGTGCACCATGGTCCCTGTGTTGGCTGTGAAAGTTTGGAGTGAACAGGGTGGGAGACCCAGAGGAGGCTGCTGAAAGACACAAAGGCCATGACTAGACTATGTGTGGTACAAGGAAGGATGTAGACAGGTATCTCTAAGGCAGCTGCTATGTCTGTGCTGTTGAAAGCATGGGCTGAGGCAACACTGATCACAGCCCACTGGACCAGGACAACTGAACCAATCAGAGGTGCTTCCGATAGATTTTGGACCTGAAGCATTAGGGCTGCCACCACCACGAGAAGCTGGGGGCAGCAGGAGCTAAAAGCAGAGCAGAAAATCTTTGTGTAGATTCAGAGAGAGCTGGGTGGGCATGAGAACACGAGGCCTGGTAGAGACACTAGTGGCCAAGGACCTGTTAGACGGAGTGCTTGCCATGAAATGAGGGTGAGACAGGTTTTAGGTTTGGAATGCTCTTGTCATAGTAAAAGGTTAAAGGGATAACAACCCCCCAGCTGACATTTTTCAGACAGGAATGCCACCCATATGGACAATGCTGAGTTCTGTGAAGGACTTGACTTCAGCTAACAGTTAACCTTACAGCTCCCAAGTGATCCATCCCAAGGCCCCGCCTACTGAATATCTTCTTCAGTGCAATATAAaacatcctttttttttattttattttttggtcttttttccagatagggtttctctgtgtatccctggcgatcctggaatttgctttatagaccagcctggcctctaactcacagagacccgcctgcctttgcctccctcccgagtgctgggagtaaaggcgtgcgccaccacctctaCCACGGTTTTCTATCACTCCTTTTCTCTCACTTCCTCCCTCTACAACTCACGTACAGTGTGGGATCACTTCATGAGACAGGCCAGAGAGGGCAGTGAAGTCTTGTTCTGCCATATTATCTAAGTTGTTCTCTTCCAGACCACATCCTAAATGTATTTCTAACGACTATCCTGGGACACAAACCCTGGTTAGCCTGTCCCTGAGGCTATAGGCCCAGCTCCCACAGGTCCCctggacaggaagggagggaaagtaACTCACCTTCAGTGAAGAGCAGTAAGCCAGCCTGAGGGAAGTCAGTGCGGGTGGAGCTCTGTGAACTGAGCCTAAGACCTTCGCCAGTTCCCGCCCGCTCACCAGACAGCACTCAGCCATGTCCAGGCTCTGCAGTTTGTGCAGGGCTCCCAGGGCTGTACAACCTGCATCAGTCAGTCGCTGCAGTTTCCTCAGACTCAAGTGCCGCAGGTGTCGCAGGCCTCGACTCACAGCCAAGAGTGCCCCGTCAGTCAGTTCTGAGCAACCACTGAGGTCCAGGGAAGTAAGGCCGGGCTGCTGGCGGCACAGGGTGGCCACGGCCTCTGAGGAGAGGTCTCTACAGCTATGCAAGCTCAGTTCCTCCAGCTGCAGTCCAGTCACTTGGCCCAGGGCTTGTAGGGCCTCAGGTGGCAAGCCAGTACCACTGAGGTCTAGGGCACGCAGCCTACCAGCTCGCTCTTTGACAAACTGGAGCAGGTTGTG contains:
- the Elmo3 gene encoding engulfment and cell motility protein 3; translation: MAPQRNVVKIAVQKSDAIPQLIQLDQAKPLATVLKEVCDAWNVPHSESYALKFADGHKRYITENNRTEIKNGSILCLSTAPDLEAQQLLGGLQSTNREVCYQALKNLVPLASDMTFAQEVISRDGLQKLSTIIENGDDLGEMLALGLRAFLELMEHGVVSWETLSIPFVRKVVSYVNMNLMDASVQPLALRLLESVTLSSPALGQLVKSEVPLDRLLVHLQVMNQQLQTKAIALLTALLQGASSAERQHMLDYLWQRNLRQFIYKNIIHSAAPMGDEMAHHLYVLQALTLGLLEPRMRTPLDPYSQEQREQLQALRHAAFEPEGESSGTGLSADRRRSLCVREFRKLGFSNSNPAQDLERVPPGLLALDNMLYFSRHAPSAYSRFVLENSSREDKHECPFAQSSIQLTVLLCELLHVGEPCSETAQDFSPMFFSQDHSFHELFCVAIQLLNKTWKEMRATQEDFDKVMQVVREQLARTLALKPTSLELFRTKVNALTYGEVLRLRQTERLHQEGTLAPPILELREKLKPELISLIRQQRLLRLCEGMLFRKISSRRRQDKLWFCCLSPNHKVLQYGDVEEGANPPALESLPEQLPVADIRALLMGKDCPHVREKGSGKQNKDLYELAFSISYDHGEEEAFLNFIAPSKRDFYLWTDGLNALLGSTMGSEQTRLDLEQLLTMETKLRLLELENVPIPEQPPPVPPPPTNFNFCYDFSITEP
- the LOC130863643 gene encoding F-box/LRR-repeat protein 20-like → MADSLPLEMLTYILSFLPLSDQKEASLVNRAWYCAAQNALRETNVRYNIPVSSASLSAIKSLGLRGISCISLTNLDGSPASHQVLQSVAYHLGPHLESLCLGGGSPTEASFLALILGCPALRTLDLSGCNSLFTSGTLLAQPETARCVRKALSGLRDLNLASLRNLTDLSFNHLSGCFPSLERLSLAYCHLTFELGPTWGSINPQASSPSQLSFHNLLQFVKERAGRLRALDLSGTGLPPEALQALGQVTGLQLEELSLHSCRDLSSEAVATLCRQQPGLTSLDLSGCSELTDGALLAVSRGLRHLRHLSLRKLQRLTDAGCTALGALHKLQSLDMAECCLVSGRELAKVLGSVHRAPPALTSLRLAYCSSLKDASVLSMIPALGPSLKVLDLSSCVALTNQTMQAICTYLIHLSVLRLAWCKELQDWGLLGLKEPSEKPELSSQLHQEVKNQALDPQEPNSDPQGPSLLMLQALQELDLTACCKLTDASLAKVLQFPQLRQLSLSLLPALTNTGLVAVARGCPSLERLALSHCSHLSDEGWAQAARFWPRLQHLNLSSCSQLTELTLDAIGQACKQLRVLDVAMCPGINMAAVRHFQAQLPQVTCIQSRFVGGADLTLTL